From a single Silene latifolia isolate original U9 population chromosome 6, ASM4854445v1, whole genome shotgun sequence genomic region:
- the LOC141588655 gene encoding uncharacterized protein LOC141588655: MAKINVDAEVKEGMRTGLGAVSRDENGEVLWCVAWQYREVLDPSSAEAMAILLRLDEVRRMDRDRVIVESDCFTVIEALKQRKKSCSDLFLIFDDILHLCSLFRCVVWSFVSRDFNRVAHELAHVSAWCLSRRFWSDSFPINVACCALTDRSLIY; the protein is encoded by the coding sequence ATGGCCAAAATTAATGTTGACGCGGAAGTGAAAGAGGGAATGAGGACGGGGTTAGGAGCCGTGAGTCGTGATGAGAATGGCGAGGTGCTTTGGTGTGTGGCTTGGCAGTACAGAGAGGTTCTAGACCCAAGCTCGGCGGAGGCTATGGCTATCTTGTTAAGATTGGATGAGGTGAGGAGAATGGACCGCGATCGCGTCATTGTGGAAAGTGATTGTTTTACCGTCATTGAAGCTTTGAAGCAACGCAAGAAGAGTTGCAGTGATTTATTTCTTATTTTTGACGATATTTTACATTTATGTTCTTTGTTTCGATGTGTAGTATGGTCTTTTGTTAGTAGAGACTTTAACCGTGTAGCACACGAGCTCGCTCATGTAAGTGCTTGGTGTCTTAGTAGGAGGTTTTGGTCTGATAGTTTTCCTATAAACGTTGCCTGTTGTGCTTTGACTGATCGATCATTAATATATTAG